A region from the Prevotella melaninogenica genome encodes:
- a CDS encoding 50S ribosomal protein L25/general stress protein Ctc has protein sequence MKEIKVSGQKRTDLGKKASKQLRKEGLIPCNLYGEAQNDRKPVAFSFTAPMSELRKLVYTPHIYVVELIIDGERHTAVLKELQFHPVTDALLHVDFYEVNDQKPIVMGVPVKLVGLAQGVRDGGRMNMSIRKINVKAPYQQIPEHLDINVTELRLGKSIKVGELSFEGLELVTPKEVVVCSIKATRNSIQAAQAAAAEAE, from the coding sequence ATGAAAGAAATTAAAGTATCAGGTCAGAAGCGTACAGACCTTGGAAAGAAAGCTTCAAAGCAGCTCCGTAAGGAAGGTTTAATTCCATGTAACCTCTATGGTGAGGCACAGAATGACCGCAAGCCAGTAGCATTCTCATTCACAGCTCCTATGTCAGAGTTGCGTAAATTGGTTTATACTCCACACATCTATGTTGTAGAGTTGATTATCGACGGCGAGAGACACACAGCAGTTCTTAAGGAACTTCAGTTCCACCCAGTAACAGATGCTCTGCTTCACGTAGACTTCTATGAGGTTAACGATCAGAAGCCAATCGTTATGGGTGTACCAGTTAAGCTCGTAGGTTTGGCACAGGGTGTTCGCGATGGTGGTCGTATGAACATGTCTATCCGTAAGATTAACGTCAAGGCTCCTTATCAGCAGATTCCAGAGCACCTCGACATCAACGTTACTGAGCTTCGTCTTGGTAAGAGTATCAAGGTTGGCGAGCTGAGCTTCGAGGGTCTTGAGTTGGTAACTCCAAAGGAGGTTGTAGTTTGCTCTATCAAGGCTACACGTAACTCTATTCAGGCTGCGCAGGCTGCTGCGGCTGAGGCAGAGTAA